Proteins co-encoded in one Candidatus Nanopelagicales bacterium genomic window:
- a CDS encoding phosphocholine cytidylyltransferase family protein, with the protein MAGQAVILAAGMGTRLGRPFPKPLTPLEDGRSIMQQQIENLGSALPDHQIVIVVGFKCELIMERFPDVLYVYNEMFDQTNTSKSLLKALRVSGSAGVLWMNGDVVFDPRILTRIDPLMRDDRSFVCVNTATVGEEEVKYSVDEAGFVLELSKTVASPLGEAVGINFVAAHDKDLLITHLADVEDQDYFERGIEVAIEKEDLRVLPVDITDLFAVEVDFEADLERANRSIR; encoded by the coding sequence GTGGCGGGGCAGGCAGTGATCCTGGCGGCCGGAATGGGCACCCGGCTCGGGCGACCATTCCCCAAGCCGTTGACGCCGCTGGAAGACGGCCGGTCGATCATGCAGCAACAGATCGAGAACCTCGGCTCGGCGCTGCCCGACCACCAGATCGTGATCGTCGTCGGCTTCAAGTGCGAACTGATCATGGAGCGCTTCCCTGACGTGCTCTACGTCTACAACGAGATGTTCGACCAGACCAACACGTCGAAGAGCCTGCTCAAGGCACTGCGGGTCTCAGGTTCGGCAGGCGTGCTGTGGATGAATGGCGATGTTGTCTTCGATCCGCGCATCCTGACGCGGATCGATCCGCTGATGCGGGATGACCGAAGCTTCGTGTGCGTCAACACCGCAACCGTCGGCGAGGAGGAAGTCAAGTACTCGGTGGATGAAGCCGGATTCGTCCTTGAGCTGTCCAAGACTGTGGCCAGCCCCCTGGGGGAGGCCGTCGGCATCAACTTCGTGGCCGCGCATGACAAGGACCTGCTCATTACCCACCTGGCGGACGTCGAGGATCAGGACTACTTCGAGCGGGGAATCGAAGTAGCCATCGAGAAAGAGGACCTGCGCGTCCTTCCTGTGGACATCACGGACCTGTTCGCGGTGGAGGTCGACTTCGAGGCCGATCTCGAACGAGCCAACCGATCGATCCGTTGA
- a CDS encoding stealth conserved region 3 domain-containing protein translates to MPVLTRLARRVGLIPKPEPAPPPPPPPERRARALPHELSLEHRERVISLLSEWGVATFPVAGFQPTRVRVGVIASSELWRLFAETELGDGTWWIRQDRRACRIGGPAWFDRLEPQRVMQVYRMVEHVSGGRPIAEAGAVEVNLWRPDPMGGISTDSSNPVTMWLPEGVAVGCLDAPVPRSDQTADPVDVVITWVTDADETWRADFQRIAEESTGDPGLLPFALTPGRFRDSGELRYALRGIEANLPWVRMIHVVSGNRRPEWLADHPKIRFVHHSEILPTAALPTFNSHAIEAALHRIPGLAEQFVYFNDDVFACNPLGTDRFFGPTGHPVIYLSRKPIGLPGHPLDTAPAMAADNARRILRSWYGREIDRTLLHVAHAMRRSYLDDLWRRAPEELGRTEHARVRRNTDIPPILLHHWDSLLRGAAAPSKATCRVIDVGDPSSARALADLRSAKYMTDFVTLNQRDDARAEDVAQLVSAMEWIHPFPSSFEADSGA, encoded by the coding sequence GTGCCGGTCCTGACGAGATTGGCCCGGCGCGTTGGACTGATACCCAAACCAGAGCCAGCGCCTCCGCCTCCACCGCCCCCGGAGCGCCGCGCCCGGGCACTCCCCCATGAGCTTTCCCTGGAACACCGCGAGCGCGTCATCTCGCTTCTGAGCGAATGGGGGGTAGCGACGTTCCCGGTCGCGGGGTTCCAGCCCACACGCGTGCGAGTAGGAGTAATCGCCTCCTCCGAGCTGTGGCGCCTGTTCGCCGAAACTGAGCTGGGCGACGGGACATGGTGGATCCGTCAGGACCGGAGAGCCTGCCGCATAGGTGGGCCCGCGTGGTTCGACCGCCTTGAGCCGCAGCGGGTCATGCAGGTGTACCGGATGGTCGAGCACGTCTCGGGCGGCAGGCCTATCGCCGAGGCCGGGGCAGTCGAGGTGAACCTGTGGAGGCCCGACCCGATGGGGGGCATCTCGACGGATTCGAGCAACCCCGTAACCATGTGGCTCCCCGAGGGGGTGGCAGTTGGCTGTCTTGACGCGCCAGTGCCAAGATCTGATCAGACTGCCGATCCGGTGGATGTCGTGATCACGTGGGTCACGGATGCTGACGAGACGTGGCGGGCTGACTTCCAGCGGATCGCCGAGGAGTCGACGGGCGACCCGGGACTTCTGCCGTTCGCGCTGACCCCAGGGCGCTTCCGCGACTCCGGCGAGCTGCGCTACGCCTTGCGGGGCATCGAAGCGAACCTCCCCTGGGTGCGGATGATCCATGTCGTTTCCGGGAACCGCCGTCCTGAGTGGCTGGCCGACCATCCGAAGATCAGGTTCGTCCATCACAGCGAGATCCTGCCGACGGCAGCGCTCCCCACGTTCAACAGCCACGCCATCGAGGCGGCACTGCATCGCATCCCGGGCCTCGCCGAGCAGTTCGTGTACTTCAATGACGACGTGTTCGCGTGCAACCCACTGGGCACGGACCGGTTCTTCGGGCCCACTGGTCATCCGGTGATCTACCTGTCACGCAAGCCGATCGGCCTCCCCGGGCACCCGCTGGACACAGCCCCGGCCATGGCTGCCGACAACGCACGGAGGATTCTGCGGTCCTGGTACGGGCGCGAGATCGACCGGACTCTGCTGCACGTGGCTCACGCCATGCGCCGCTCCTACCTGGATGACTTGTGGCGCCGCGCCCCGGAGGAACTCGGTCGAACAGAGCACGCGCGAGTTCGGCGGAACACCGACATACCCCCGATCCTGCTGCACCACTGGGACTCTCTGCTGCGAGGGGCCGCTGCCCCATCGAAGGCGACGTGCCGGGTAATCGACGTAGGGGACCCATCGTCGGCTCGGGCTTTGGCTGACCTGAGGTCCGCGAAATACATGACAGATTTCGTGACCCTGAACCAGCGCGACGACGCCCGTGCTGAGGATGTCGCACAGTTGGTGAGCGCCATGGAGTGGATCCACCCTTTCCCGAGCTCGTTCGAGGCTGATTCGGGCGCGTGA
- a CDS encoding CDP-glycerol glycerophosphotransferase family protein, which translates to MNVRRSLSRIRGAARAERDRIAAEREWAAIPATPRKPGPYEVILYFPDNVTNLYQVRQWYGPLRELDRHVRTVVLTRQVTAAAAIGSECPVDVEYLPAIEDVELFVADNNVKMFLYVNNNNRNMSMLRFADAVHVSICHGESDKSYMVSGVHNAFDFAFIAGEAAARRLGKAFLHYDVQERTRQIGRPQLDCIQPPPIFVRSDDRKIIFYAPTWEGDRRSMRYGSLATHGERILRALTASDRYRLIVRVHPRSGVDQPEYRAAIARSRKLLQAANKADPGAGHIWDMTPHLDWQFGVADACISDISAVAVDWLATLKPMVITEPVEPEAQGMGGFLESMDLLKPADADRLPAILDEMLVGTDYQERMAPWAAHYFGDTAPGQQLRRWVDACIEIMRTRDKLDELRQERRSRSDGLTSARAH; encoded by the coding sequence GTGAATGTGCGAAGGAGCTTGTCCAGAATCCGTGGTGCGGCTCGCGCGGAACGCGACAGAATCGCGGCGGAAAGAGAGTGGGCGGCTATTCCCGCCACGCCGAGGAAGCCCGGGCCTTACGAAGTCATCTTGTACTTCCCCGACAACGTGACCAATCTGTATCAGGTCCGTCAGTGGTACGGCCCGCTGCGGGAACTGGACCGCCACGTCAGGACCGTCGTTCTGACCCGCCAGGTGACGGCCGCCGCCGCGATCGGGAGCGAGTGTCCAGTCGATGTCGAGTATCTCCCCGCGATCGAGGACGTTGAGCTATTCGTCGCCGACAACAACGTGAAGATGTTCCTATACGTGAACAACAACAACCGGAACATGAGCATGCTTCGGTTCGCTGACGCTGTGCACGTGTCGATCTGTCACGGGGAGAGCGACAAGAGCTACATGGTTTCCGGCGTTCACAACGCGTTCGACTTCGCGTTCATCGCTGGCGAGGCGGCTGCGCGGCGGCTCGGCAAGGCCTTCCTCCACTACGACGTGCAAGAGCGAACGCGGCAGATCGGCCGCCCACAGCTGGACTGTATCCAGCCGCCTCCAATCTTCGTCCGAAGCGACGACCGGAAGATCATCTTCTACGCACCGACGTGGGAGGGAGATCGTCGCAGCATGCGGTATGGCTCGCTGGCCACTCACGGAGAACGGATACTGCGCGCGCTAACGGCGAGCGATCGCTACCGTCTCATCGTCCGGGTTCATCCCCGCAGCGGCGTGGACCAGCCCGAGTACAGGGCGGCGATCGCCCGCTCACGCAAGTTGCTTCAGGCCGCCAACAAAGCTGACCCGGGCGCTGGACACATCTGGGACATGACGCCGCACCTGGACTGGCAGTTCGGGGTCGCGGACGCGTGCATTAGCGACATCTCCGCTGTAGCGGTCGATTGGTTGGCCACACTGAAGCCAATGGTCATCACTGAGCCAGTGGAACCGGAGGCACAAGGGATGGGCGGATTCCTTGAGAGCATGGACCTGCTGAAGCCCGCCGACGCCGATCGACTTCCGGCGATCCTCGACGAGATGCTCGTCGGCACCGATTACCAGGAGCGGATGGCACCGTGGGCCGCTCACTACTTCGGGGACACGGCCCCTGGGCAACAACTGCGCCGTTGGGTTGACGCCTGCATTGAAATCATGCGGACCAGGGACAAGCTCGATGAGCTTCGCCAGGAGCGGAGATCCCGCAGCGATGGACTGACGTCGGCCAGGGCGCACTAG